From a single Aminobacterium mobile DSM 12262 genomic region:
- a CDS encoding DMT family transporter, with protein MKTPRENQQSISDNYVKGTFFALLSAFLFGFIPILAIYAYKEGVNVITFHFIRFTLASIALFALLFRKKGYQCFLLGKKDFLHMFVLGGILFTLTSFSYFSSFQYIPASMATLIFYSYPAVVAIVTVYINREPITQMLLASIILSSAGLFFLTGDIIYSISIKGVFLAGVASFSYTSYILYGNSLMKNISYQIIVAYVCSFSALSFLIAGVTTHNLLLSHTPSVWLIFCFISFVSVSGFLSFFLGVKLTTPAIAAILSMTEPLVTVILSIVFFREHLSFSQYFGGILVLTGSLIALLKGQ; from the coding sequence ATGAAGACACCTCGAGAAAACCAGCAATCTATTTCTGACAACTATGTGAAAGGGACATTTTTTGCTCTCTTGTCCGCTTTTTTATTTGGTTTTATCCCTATCCTCGCTATATATGCCTATAAAGAAGGGGTTAATGTAATAACATTTCATTTTATTCGGTTCACTCTTGCTTCCATTGCTCTTTTCGCCTTGCTCTTCCGCAAAAAAGGTTACCAATGCTTTTTATTGGGGAAAAAAGACTTCCTGCATATGTTTGTACTTGGAGGCATTCTCTTTACTCTTACTAGTTTTAGCTATTTTTCAAGCTTTCAATATATACCAGCGTCCATGGCTACTCTCATTTTTTATTCATACCCTGCTGTCGTTGCCATCGTAACAGTATACATAAATAGGGAACCTATTACTCAAATGCTCCTCGCCTCCATTATTTTGTCATCGGCAGGCCTTTTTTTTCTTACAGGGGACATCATCTATTCAATTAGTATAAAAGGAGTGTTTTTAGCTGGAGTCGCTTCTTTTTCTTACACCTCATATATTCTTTACGGGAACTCTCTTATGAAAAATATCTCATACCAGATTATTGTCGCCTATGTCTGTTCCTTTTCTGCTTTGTCTTTTCTAATAGCTGGCGTAACTACTCATAATCTGTTGCTTTCTCATACTCCATCTGTGTGGCTTATTTTCTGTTTCATTTCTTTTGTTTCCGTTTCTGGTTTCCTCTCTTTTTTCCTTGGTGTAAAACTAACGACTCCCGCAATCGCTGCCATTCTTAGCATGACAGAACCACTTGTAACCGTTATCCTCTCTATTGTCTTTTTTCGAGAACATCTGAGCTTTTCGCAATATTTTGGTGGAATTTTAGTACTGACAGGATCTCTTATAGCGTTGCTGAAAGGGCAATAG
- a CDS encoding LrgB family protein has product METFLDIFRTPLFAIVLTVGTYVLGGWVRKKTRLVVLMPVIFSAVTIGLIIAMTDYSYEDYRSGGDVISMFLGPVTVLLAVPIYREFSRLKENLLSILISIGVGILTAFISVWSLCGLFNFGEDFFLSMVPKSVTAPIGIEIALIIEGVVPITVLAIIGAGVSGAIIAPILCKIACIHHPIARGLAIGTSSHAVGTSRAFEMGEIEGAFSSLATGLCGVLTVLAVPLLLRIVSFISQ; this is encoded by the coding sequence ATGGAAACCTTTCTTGATATATTTCGTACCCCTCTTTTTGCTATAGTTCTTACGGTGGGAACGTATGTTCTTGGGGGCTGGGTTCGCAAAAAGACGAGATTGGTTGTTCTGATGCCAGTCATTTTTTCAGCAGTGACCATTGGGCTTATCATAGCAATGACAGATTATAGTTATGAGGATTATCGCAGTGGCGGCGATGTTATATCCATGTTCTTAGGACCTGTGACTGTTTTGTTGGCGGTTCCGATATATCGGGAATTTTCGCGACTAAAAGAAAACCTTTTATCTATTCTAATCTCTATAGGTGTAGGGATTCTGACGGCTTTTATAAGTGTGTGGTCGCTCTGTGGTCTTTTCAATTTTGGAGAGGATTTTTTCCTATCCATGGTTCCAAAATCTGTAACAGCACCAATTGGTATAGAGATAGCCCTTATTATAGAAGGAGTGGTCCCTATTACAGTTCTTGCAATAATTGGTGCAGGAGTTTCAGGAGCTATTATTGCTCCTATTTTGTGCAAAATAGCTTGTATACATCATCCGATTGCACGAGGATTGGCTATAGGTACCAGCTCTCACGCTGTAGGAACGAGCCGTGCTTTTGAAATGGGGGAGATAGAAGGGGCATTTAGTAGTCTGGCTACAGGCCTTTGTGGGGTGTTGACTGTTTTAGCGGTTCCTTTGTTACTTCGAATTGTTTCTTTTATTTCTCAATAG
- the msrB gene encoding peptide-methionine (R)-S-oxide reductase MsrB, which translates to MATQTYAATIKREEKSDDEWEAILTPEQYAITRKKGTEPPFSGAYWNSHEKGTYVCACCGAWLFSSEEKFDSGSGWPSFWATVKDAPITARQDFSFGMERTEVLCARCDAHLGHLFPDGPEPTGMRYCINSAALKFIPEE; encoded by the coding sequence ATGGCAACACAAACGTATGCCGCAACCATAAAAAGAGAGGAAAAGAGCGATGATGAGTGGGAAGCCATCCTCACGCCGGAACAATACGCTATCACCAGAAAAAAGGGGACAGAACCTCCTTTCTCAGGAGCATATTGGAACTCACACGAAAAAGGAACGTATGTTTGTGCTTGTTGTGGAGCTTGGCTTTTTTCTTCAGAAGAAAAATTTGATTCGGGCTCAGGTTGGCCAAGCTTCTGGGCAACCGTAAAAGATGCTCCTATAACAGCAAGACAAGATTTCTCTTTCGGAATGGAACGAACAGAAGTTCTTTGCGCCCGCTGTGACGCTCACTTAGGACATCTTTTTCCAGACGGGCCTGAACCTACTGGAATGCGATATTGCATAAACTCAGCTGCTTTGAAATTTATTCCTGAAGAATAA
- a CDS encoding DUF4236 domain-containing protein yields the protein MGFRFTRRFRVAPGISINLSKSGASVSVGARGAKVTVGPRGVRKTVGIPGTGLYYTTMSSWKKGSGLKESGSRSIATREEIIKKKLSPGFFRRFFLSQSEENFIDGLRAYLESNEDKALICFCQSLNIADSAFMAGLISLSGNNPQQAVVAFRQAKEQKNSLGSLFKKLGVCMSLHLPLSEEVNVEIWPDEKGVSLALVEALQQVEEYDEAVVILRELMTESPHDVSLRLSLAELLIEISKNIPDEAVALKEVIEISEGINNETALHSALLLYRGKALRKLGYFSAARDVLTAALRRKKDRPTDLLSTIRYERACVYEELGQKKRAKDEIEIATAEKGALV from the coding sequence ATGGGGTTTCGTTTTACGAGACGCTTTAGAGTTGCTCCTGGTATTTCCATTAATTTGAGTAAATCGGGAGCTTCTGTTTCTGTAGGGGCAAGAGGTGCGAAGGTAACGGTAGGTCCTCGCGGAGTAAGGAAGACAGTAGGTATTCCTGGGACGGGTCTTTATTACACGACTATGAGCTCCTGGAAAAAAGGTTCAGGCTTAAAAGAATCAGGTTCGCGTTCTATTGCGACGCGGGAGGAAATTATAAAAAAGAAACTCTCTCCTGGCTTTTTTAGAAGATTTTTCCTGTCGCAATCAGAAGAAAACTTTATAGATGGCTTGAGGGCGTATTTAGAGTCTAACGAAGACAAAGCTTTAATTTGCTTTTGCCAATCTCTAAATATAGCAGATTCAGCCTTTATGGCTGGGCTTATAAGCCTTAGCGGGAATAATCCTCAGCAGGCGGTTGTTGCTTTTCGTCAAGCGAAGGAACAAAAGAATTCTCTAGGTTCCCTTTTTAAGAAATTAGGTGTCTGCATGTCGCTTCACTTACCTCTTTCCGAAGAAGTAAACGTGGAAATATGGCCAGATGAAAAGGGAGTTTCCCTTGCTTTAGTAGAAGCCCTGCAGCAAGTGGAGGAGTATGACGAAGCTGTTGTTATACTTAGAGAGCTTATGACAGAAAGTCCCCACGATGTGTCTCTTCGCCTTTCTTTAGCGGAGCTGCTTATAGAAATATCGAAAAATATCCCTGATGAGGCAGTTGCTCTTAAAGAAGTGATAGAGATCAGTGAGGGTATAAATAACGAAACAGCTCTTCATAGCGCTTTGTTGTTATATAGGGGCAAAGCTCTTAGAAAACTCGGCTATTTCTCTGCTGCACGCGATGTGTTGACTGCGGCGTTACGTCGAAAGAAAGATAGACCGACAGATTTGCTTTCAACCATTCGATATGAACGAGCCTGTGTGTATGAAGAGTTAGGGCAGAAGAAAAGGGCTAAAGATGAAATTGAGATCGCAACGGCTGAGAAAGGGGCTTTAGTATAA
- a CDS encoding DUF1848 domain-containing protein yields the protein MIISASRRTDIPAFYATWFITRLKEGFVYVQNPMNLKQISNIPLNKEVVDCIVFWTKNAIPLISHLDAINRMGFRYYFLFTLNPYDNSIEKRVGDKKEIIKGFKKLSDTIGKERVIWRYDPVIINNNLFIEHHLRSFYKLSKLLSGYTSKCIFSYVDLYAKIKRRAQEIVGEIGIQNMHKIAYGFSEIAKEWNISLETCSEKIPLSQYGIQHASCIDKRTIEKITGYPLKGTNDKNQRPECGCMESIDIGAYNSCSHGCLYCYANTSDETVYKNIQLHTPSSPLLIGTPRAKNKITDRAVKLLKETQILLL from the coding sequence GTGATTATAAGTGCCAGTAGACGTACAGACATACCAGCTTTTTATGCCACGTGGTTCATAACTCGCTTGAAAGAGGGATTCGTTTATGTGCAAAACCCTATGAACCTCAAACAAATCAGCAACATTCCACTCAATAAAGAAGTCGTCGATTGTATTGTTTTTTGGACAAAAAACGCAATTCCTCTGATAAGCCATCTTGACGCTATAAATCGCATGGGGTTCAGATATTATTTTCTCTTCACCCTCAATCCTTATGATAACAGCATCGAAAAAAGAGTAGGCGACAAAAAAGAAATTATAAAAGGATTTAAAAAGTTAAGCGATACAATCGGGAAAGAAAGGGTTATCTGGCGCTATGACCCTGTTATCATCAATAACAACCTTTTCATTGAACATCATCTTCGCTCATTTTACAAACTGAGCAAGCTGCTTTCTGGCTATACGTCCAAATGTATTTTTAGTTACGTAGATCTATATGCCAAAATAAAACGAAGAGCACAAGAAATAGTAGGAGAGATCGGCATTCAAAATATGCATAAAATTGCTTACGGTTTCTCTGAAATTGCAAAAGAATGGAATATTTCGCTTGAGACATGTTCCGAAAAAATCCCCTTGAGTCAGTATGGCATACAACATGCTTCATGCATTGATAAGAGAACTATAGAAAAAATTACAGGATACCCTCTCAAAGGGACAAACGACAAAAATCAGCGCCCCGAATGTGGGTGCATGGAAAGCATCGATATAGGAGCATACAATAGCTGCTCTCACGGCTGCCTCTATTGTTATGCCAACACAAGCGATGAGACTGTTTACAAAAACATACAACTTCACACCCCTTCTTCTCCCCTGCTCATAGGAACACCACGTGCAAAAAACAAAATAACAGACAGGGCAGTAAAGTTATTGAAAGAAACGCAAATTTTGTTATTGTAA
- a CDS encoding NAD(+) synthase, with protein MEERKDFFNLYNHNFVRVAACIPELKVSDPEYNGGKTIDLARKAYDQHAILAAFPELGLSSYTNEDLFFQDALQKSALSSLGMVLEATASMDMIVIVGAPLKVVNGLFNCAVVILKGVILGIAVKSFLPNYREFYELRHFRQASELLVNSIDILGQRNVPIGTDLIFEAVNIPDFRLFCEICEDLWTPIPPSSYAALNGATIIANLSASNVTIGKEEYRRSLASNQSARCISAYIYTASGPGESTTDLAWDGHAMIYENGELMAESKRFSWDPQVVMADVDLGRLAKDRMIMTSFVEKRTMKGGNSEPFRRIKFSLKVPSGKITPVRTIPRFPYVPMDVELRDKRCYEIFNIQAQGLAKRMKAAGLTNLVIGVSGGLDSTHALLICAKTVDMLGLSRENVKAYTLPGFATSEKTLKNAYNLMNSLGVQIGTIDIRPSCLQMLKDIGHPYAAGENLYDVTFENVQAGQRTSILFRLANCHRGMVVGTGDLSELALGWCTYGVGDHMSHYNVNASLPKTLIQYIIHWVASRKLLGADVSVFLEDILNTEISPELIPGQKGDQPGQRTEAVIGPYELQDFNIFYITRYGFLPSKVAFLSWCAWHDVTLGEWPDISLEKRHQYTLSEIKYWLEIFIHRFYKTSQYKRSCVPNSPKVGSGGSLSPRGDYRAPSDSEETPWMEDLQNIPDENM; from the coding sequence GTGGAGGAGAGAAAGGACTTTTTTAACTTATACAATCATAATTTTGTACGTGTTGCTGCGTGTATTCCCGAACTAAAGGTAAGTGACCCTGAATACAATGGGGGCAAGACTATAGATTTGGCTCGGAAAGCTTATGACCAACACGCGATTTTAGCTGCTTTCCCAGAGTTGGGATTGTCCAGTTATACGAATGAAGACCTGTTTTTTCAGGATGCATTGCAAAAATCAGCGTTGTCCAGCCTTGGTATGGTCCTTGAGGCCACTGCTTCAATGGACATGATTGTGATTGTAGGCGCACCTCTTAAAGTTGTGAATGGGCTTTTCAATTGTGCTGTAGTCATACTTAAAGGGGTAATCCTTGGCATTGCTGTCAAGAGCTTTTTGCCAAACTATCGAGAGTTCTATGAGCTGCGCCATTTTCGTCAAGCGAGTGAACTTTTAGTAAATTCCATAGATATTTTAGGACAGAGGAATGTTCCCATAGGGACGGACCTGATATTTGAAGCGGTAAATATTCCAGACTTTAGGCTTTTCTGTGAAATATGCGAAGATCTGTGGACACCTATTCCTCCCTCTAGCTATGCTGCCTTGAATGGTGCTACTATTATCGCCAATTTGTCAGCTTCTAACGTTACTATTGGTAAAGAAGAATATCGTCGCTCCCTAGCGTCCAACCAATCGGCTCGGTGTATTTCTGCCTATATATACACAGCGTCGGGGCCAGGGGAATCCACTACAGATCTCGCTTGGGATGGACATGCCATGATCTATGAAAATGGGGAGCTTATGGCAGAATCGAAGCGATTTTCTTGGGATCCCCAAGTTGTAATGGCAGATGTGGATCTTGGCCGTCTTGCTAAAGATCGAATGATCATGACAAGTTTTGTGGAGAAGAGGACGATGAAGGGGGGAAATAGTGAACCTTTTAGAAGAATTAAATTTTCACTGAAAGTTCCTTCAGGAAAAATTACTCCTGTTCGTACGATTCCCCGATTCCCTTATGTTCCTATGGATGTGGAGCTTCGAGATAAACGTTGTTATGAGATTTTTAATATTCAGGCTCAGGGGCTTGCTAAGAGGATGAAAGCTGCAGGGCTTACAAATCTTGTAATTGGGGTATCGGGAGGGCTTGATTCGACTCATGCTCTCTTGATATGTGCAAAGACGGTGGACATGCTAGGACTATCGAGAGAAAATGTGAAAGCGTATACTTTGCCAGGCTTTGCGACGTCTGAAAAAACCTTGAAGAATGCTTATAATCTTATGAATTCTCTTGGAGTGCAGATTGGGACGATCGATATACGTCCGAGTTGTCTTCAGATGTTAAAGGATATTGGTCACCCGTATGCTGCGGGAGAAAATCTGTACGACGTAACTTTTGAGAATGTTCAAGCCGGGCAGAGAACTTCGATTCTCTTTAGGCTTGCAAATTGTCACCGCGGAATGGTAGTGGGAACTGGGGATTTGAGTGAGCTAGCCCTCGGATGGTGTACGTACGGGGTGGGAGATCACATGTCTCACTATAACGTAAATGCAAGCCTGCCTAAAACTTTAATTCAATATATTATTCACTGGGTTGCATCTAGAAAGCTTTTAGGCGCGGATGTTTCTGTTTTTCTTGAAGATATTTTGAATACGGAGATAAGCCCTGAACTTATTCCAGGACAAAAAGGGGATCAACCTGGTCAAAGGACGGAAGCGGTTATTGGTCCCTATGAGCTTCAAGATTTTAATATATTCTACATAACACGTTATGGTTTTCTCCCTTCTAAAGTAGCGTTTCTTTCTTGGTGTGCATGGCATGATGTTACACTAGGAGAGTGGCCTGATATTTCATTAGAGAAAAGGCACCAATATACTTTGTCTGAAATCAAATATTGGCTAGAGATTTTTATTCATCGTTTTTATAAAACGAGCCAATATAAGCGGTCATGCGTTCCAAATTCTCCCAAGGTAGGGTCAGGAGGTTCTCTGTCACCACGAGGAGACTATCGAGCTCCTAGCGACAGCGAAGAAACTCCATGGATGGAAGATTTGCAAAACATACCTGATGAAAATATGTAG
- a CDS encoding CidA/LrgA family protein — translation MKLLQQLLIVLVIFFIGQALQFFTKLPIPGSVIGMMLLLVLLCSNIISIESLRELADFCLGNLAFFFVPVILGVITSKDKIMHVASQFIFIVVVSTCLVMAATGVTAQYLLRRKERRSNGNLS, via the coding sequence TTGAAATTGCTTCAACAGCTTTTGATCGTTCTTGTCATATTTTTTATAGGACAGGCACTGCAATTTTTTACAAAGCTCCCTATCCCTGGGAGTGTCATAGGAATGATGCTCTTATTAGTGCTTTTATGCAGTAACATTATTTCTATAGAATCCTTAAGAGAGTTAGCTGATTTTTGTTTAGGCAATCTGGCTTTTTTCTTTGTACCGGTCATTTTAGGAGTGATTACAAGCAAAGACAAAATTATGCATGTCGCCTCTCAATTTATATTTATTGTTGTTGTCTCAACGTGCCTTGTAATGGCAGCTACAGGAGTTACCGCACAGTATCTGTTGCGAAGGAAAGAGAGAAGATCGAATGGAAACCTTTCTTGA
- a CDS encoding acetoacetate decarboxylase family protein translates to MRGKFRFNDDYVYKMPVHFGGYPFYPVRTEYGDMTSISVKYETEQEALLQLIPEDFELRQPLVSVQFANCRDVDWMAGGEYRLIQVTAPVRYLGNSEGLVGEYVFVIWENHACAIIGGREEDGMPKVFADISAEHHVGSHWYTSASYENNNFLKVDFLRKSELCEKDVNEINKDYKTNYFGWRYLPNLGKGGATLSHATLYPQEMMAKRVWACEGGIQWTKLTQEQHPLQFKIISTLADLPILKHVSVAMAKGTARLNVGDSRILP, encoded by the coding sequence TTGAGAGGCAAATTCAGGTTTAATGATGATTATGTTTACAAAATGCCGGTACATTTTGGAGGATATCCTTTTTATCCGGTGAGAACAGAGTATGGAGATATGACGAGTATCAGTGTGAAGTATGAAACAGAACAAGAGGCTTTACTACAACTTATTCCGGAGGACTTTGAGCTTCGACAGCCTTTGGTAAGTGTTCAATTTGCAAACTGTCGTGATGTAGATTGGATGGCAGGTGGGGAATATCGCCTCATACAAGTTACAGCACCTGTTCGATATTTGGGTAATTCAGAAGGGCTTGTTGGTGAATATGTGTTTGTAATTTGGGAAAATCACGCCTGCGCCATTATTGGGGGGCGCGAAGAGGACGGTATGCCTAAAGTTTTTGCTGATATTTCTGCCGAACATCATGTTGGTAGCCATTGGTATACGAGTGCAAGCTATGAAAATAATAATTTCCTCAAGGTTGATTTTCTAAGAAAAAGCGAACTTTGCGAAAAGGATGTTAATGAAATAAACAAAGATTACAAAACAAATTACTTTGGATGGCGTTATTTGCCCAATCTTGGCAAAGGTGGCGCTACGTTGAGTCACGCAACTCTTTATCCACAAGAGATGATGGCGAAGCGGGTTTGGGCGTGTGAAGGCGGAATTCAATGGACAAAACTCACTCAGGAGCAGCATCCGCTACAGTTCAAGATTATCAGTACTCTTGCAGATTTGCCAATATTAAAACATGTTAGCGTGGCAATGGCAAAAGGTACTGCTAGGCTCAACGTTGGCGATTCAAGAATTTTGCCGTAG
- a CDS encoding patatin-like phospholipase family protein has protein sequence MKTFIGNKKIGLALGGGAVLGAAHIGVLKAFEECNIPVSYIAGTSIGAFISAFFAFGKRWEEIREIARGLNWLDISGISLSQFGLLSNKKLGKLIIENLGNVTFDEAHIPVAMVAADITSGEKVVLKKGDVATAVTASTCIPGVFVPVEINNQLLVDGGIVENVPITPLKEMGADLIIGVDLNAKHGEKRPENIIEVLLRSFDIALKTATKLQTEEADILIKPDLFAFNMIDTGQTEALIEKGYFEARKTLENII, from the coding sequence ATGAAAACATTCATTGGGAACAAAAAAATTGGACTCGCCCTTGGAGGTGGGGCTGTTCTTGGTGCTGCCCATATAGGAGTATTAAAAGCATTTGAAGAATGTAACATCCCCGTAAGTTATATAGCTGGAACAAGTATTGGAGCGTTCATCTCCGCTTTTTTTGCTTTTGGCAAGAGATGGGAAGAAATTAGGGAAATTGCAAGAGGTTTGAATTGGCTTGATATCTCAGGAATATCCCTATCACAATTTGGATTGCTTTCAAATAAAAAACTAGGTAAACTCATTATTGAAAATCTTGGGAACGTTACTTTCGACGAGGCTCATATTCCCGTAGCTATGGTAGCAGCAGACATTACAAGTGGAGAAAAAGTTGTGCTTAAAAAAGGGGATGTGGCAACTGCCGTAACGGCAAGTACATGCATTCCAGGTGTTTTCGTGCCTGTGGAGATAAATAATCAACTTCTTGTGGATGGCGGGATAGTTGAAAATGTCCCTATAACTCCACTAAAAGAGATGGGAGCTGATTTGATTATTGGTGTCGATCTTAACGCTAAACACGGAGAAAAAAGACCTGAGAATATTATTGAAGTGTTACTGAGATCTTTCGATATTGCATTGAAAACAGCCACAAAGTTACAGACTGAAGAAGCCGATATCCTCATTAAACCAGATCTTTTTGCTTTCAATATGATCGATACAGGACAAACAGAAGCCCTCATTGAAAAGGGATATTTTGAAGCACGTAAAACATTAGAAAACATAATCTAG
- a CDS encoding SDR family NAD(P)-dependent oxidoreductase, producing the protein MSGYFENKVAVVTGAASGIGLGIAEHLLARGAMAVFMGDVNETNLERESRRLGLAYQGKVFPQLVDVTNLEHVTKLISAAKAFDGHLDFVFNNAGMGMTLPTEKITFDIWRFIIDLNLMGVVYGTYAAIPLMREQGFGHIINAGSITGRIPVPYQAVYAASKSAVISMTESLQYELEADGLQFSVFCPGNVRTPIFGELTPPPDSISVDDAVDYIFEEMENKSLVIIFPQIMRDVDALYRGNREEFDKTIRNLARERRENYRTKGTYF; encoded by the coding sequence ATGAGTGGATATTTTGAAAATAAAGTAGCAGTGGTAACAGGAGCTGCTTCTGGCATAGGCTTGGGAATAGCAGAGCATTTGCTTGCAAGGGGCGCTATGGCAGTCTTTATGGGGGATGTAAACGAGACAAATCTTGAAAGGGAATCTAGACGGTTGGGTCTCGCATATCAAGGAAAAGTTTTTCCTCAACTTGTAGATGTTACAAATCTCGAGCATGTTACGAAACTTATTAGCGCAGCAAAAGCCTTTGATGGACACCTTGATTTCGTATTCAACAATGCAGGAATGGGGATGACACTTCCTACAGAGAAGATAACCTTCGATATTTGGAGATTTATTATTGACTTAAATTTAATGGGTGTTGTTTACGGAACATATGCTGCGATACCTCTTATGCGAGAGCAGGGGTTCGGACACATTATAAACGCGGGGTCCATAACAGGGCGAATTCCTGTCCCTTATCAAGCGGTATATGCTGCAAGTAAAAGCGCCGTTATCTCTATGACCGAGAGCCTACAATATGAGCTGGAAGCTGATGGTCTGCAATTTAGTGTATTTTGTCCTGGCAATGTTCGTACGCCAATATTTGGGGAATTAACACCGCCCCCAGATTCTATCAGTGTAGATGATGCAGTTGACTATATTTTTGAGGAAATGGAGAATAAGTCTCTTGTAATTATTTTCCCTCAAATTATGCGCGATGTAGATGCTCTTTATAGGGGGAACAGAGAAGAATTTGACAAGACCATTCGCAACCTGGCACGTGAGCGTCGTGAAAACTATCGTACAAAGGGGACTTATTTTTAG